Proteins from one Oncorhynchus gorbuscha isolate QuinsamMale2020 ecotype Even-year linkage group LG18, OgorEven_v1.0, whole genome shotgun sequence genomic window:
- the rassf1 gene encoding ras association domain-containing protein 1 isoform X2 — protein MALKEAMGKTLSFEMTWGSTTSSGYCSQDDSDSELEQFFTARTSFFIKVKRKKIEPIDWGKQVLSVGDIQQKVKEYNAQINSNLYMVLNRDGSYTGFIRVLFKLTRPVSLPPPRKASSPQEEGQQEGGLKHRTSFYLPKDTAKHLHISSQTRAREVIEALLNKFTVVDNPAKFALFERSERENQIYLRKLSDDERPLHLRLCAGPNEKVLSLVLKENETGEVNWDAFSFPELRNFLRILQREEEEHVRQIVKRYALARDRMKEAMASITTPG, from the exons ATGGCGTTAAAAGAGGCAATGGGAAAGACCCTATCATTTGAGATGACTTGGGGCAGCACGACCAGCAGCGGATACTGTAGCCAGGATGACTCGGACTccgagctggagcagtttttcacAGCGCGCACATCCTTCTTTATCAAAGTCAAACGGAAAAAG ATTGAACCTATTGACTGGGGGAAACAAGTGCTGTCTGTCGGTGACATCCAGCAGAAGGTGAAGGAATATAATGCACAGATCAACAGTAATCTCTACATGGTGCTG AACCGAGACGGATCCTACACTGGCTTCATCAGGGTCCTTTTTAAGCTGACTCGGCCCGTGTCACTCCCACCCCCTCGGAAGGCGTCTTCACCACAGGAAGAGGGACAACAGGAGGGGGGGCTTAAGCACCGGACATCTTTCTACCTCCCCAAAGACACGGCCAAACACCTGCACATAAGCTCCCAGACGCGGGCACGTGAGGTCATAGAGGCCCTGCTCAACAAGTTCACCGTGGTGGACAACCCTGCCAAGTTTGCTCTGTTTGAACGCAGCGAACGTGAAAACCAGA TATACCTTCGTAAGCTGTCTGATGACGAGAGGCCGCTCCACCTGCGTCTGTGTGCCGGACCCAATGAGAAAGTCCTCAGTCTGGTGTTGAAAGAGAATGAGACGGGGGAGGTCAAT TGGGATGCATTCAGCTTTCCTGAGCTGCGTAATTTCCTGCGGATTCTTCAGCGTGAGGAAGAGGAGCACGTCCGGCAGATAGTCAAGCGCTACGCTCTGGCCAGGGATAGGATGAAGGAGGCCATGGCCAGCATCACCACCCCTGGCTGA
- the rassf1 gene encoding ras association domain-containing protein 1 isoform X1 encodes MLTMGSEPPQAVARLFSWVNGMSKCELIELKDLSLNDRIELAPDPPASLPPAAPLTPRQMRAPERPSHVVRLVGDSVSVEGPSWFTGQVGKGHDFQPCSYTQISWCDLCGEFIWGLYKQSLSCANCSYTCHFQCRPFIQLDCSTDSRLLTTDQTDVSEDTVETDTNVDVIEPIDWGKQVLSVGDIQQKVKEYNAQINSNLYMVLNRDGSYTGFIRVLFKLTRPVSLPPPRKASSPQEEGQQEGGLKHRTSFYLPKDTAKHLHISSQTRAREVIEALLNKFTVVDNPAKFALFERSERENQIYLRKLSDDERPLHLRLCAGPNEKVLSLVLKENETGEVNWDAFSFPELRNFLRILQREEEEHVRQIVKRYALARDRMKEAMASITTPG; translated from the exons ATGCTAACCATGGGAAGTGAGCCGCCACAAGCCGTCGCCCGGCTGTTTTCCTGGGTAAATGGCATGTCCAAGTGTGAGCTGATTGAGCTGAAAGACCTCAGCCTGAATGATCGCATAGAGCTGGCACCAGACCCACCAGCCTCTCTGCCCCCAGCAGCGCCCCTGACCCCCAGGCAGATGAGAGCTCCGGAGAGGCCCAGCCACGTGGTCCGGCTGGTGGGGGACAGTGTGAGTGTTGAGGGGCCCTCGTGGTTCACAGGTCAGGTTGGAAAGGGACATGACTTCCAGCCCTGCAGTTACACCCAGATCAGCTGGTGCGATTTGTGTGGTGAATTCATCTGGGGCCTTTACAAACAGAGCCTGAGCTGTGCTA aCTGCAGTTACACCTGTCACTTCCAGTGTCGACCGTTTATCCAGTTGGATTGCAGCACCGATAGTAGACTCCTCACTACCGACCAAACAGATGTTTCTGAAGACACCGTAGAGACAGACACTAACGTGGATGTG ATTGAACCTATTGACTGGGGGAAACAAGTGCTGTCTGTCGGTGACATCCAGCAGAAGGTGAAGGAATATAATGCACAGATCAACAGTAATCTCTACATGGTGCTG AACCGAGACGGATCCTACACTGGCTTCATCAGGGTCCTTTTTAAGCTGACTCGGCCCGTGTCACTCCCACCCCCTCGGAAGGCGTCTTCACCACAGGAAGAGGGACAACAGGAGGGGGGGCTTAAGCACCGGACATCTTTCTACCTCCCCAAAGACACGGCCAAACACCTGCACATAAGCTCCCAGACGCGGGCACGTGAGGTCATAGAGGCCCTGCTCAACAAGTTCACCGTGGTGGACAACCCTGCCAAGTTTGCTCTGTTTGAACGCAGCGAACGTGAAAACCAGA TATACCTTCGTAAGCTGTCTGATGACGAGAGGCCGCTCCACCTGCGTCTGTGTGCCGGACCCAATGAGAAAGTCCTCAGTCTGGTGTTGAAAGAGAATGAGACGGGGGAGGTCAAT TGGGATGCATTCAGCTTTCCTGAGCTGCGTAATTTCCTGCGGATTCTTCAGCGTGAGGAAGAGGAGCACGTCCGGCAGATAGTCAAGCGCTACGCTCTGGCCAGGGATAGGATGAAGGAGGCCATGGCCAGCATCACCACCCCTGGCTGA
- the tusc2b gene encoding tumor suppressor 2, mitochondrial calcium regulator b, producing MGGSGSKTKGYWPFAGSGSGDGDPTKEGVDEQSLARLRSFRNGTPFVFTRWSSLYFDEDGDLAHEFYEETVVMKNGRKRAKLKKIQKNLIPQGTVKLDHPCIHVDFPVVLCEV from the exons ATGGGCGGGAGTGGCTCCAAAACCAAAGGTTATTGGCCTTTTGCAGGTTCAGGCAGTGGTGATGGTGATCCAACCAAAGAGGGAGTCGACGAACAGTCGCTGGCAAGACTCCGAAGTTTCCGAAATGGGACGCCCTTCGTGTTTACCAGATGGAG CTCCCTGTACTTTGACGAGGATGGAGACCTGGCCCACGAGTTCTACGAGGAGACAGTTGTGATGAAGAATGGCCGTAAGAGGGCCAAACTGAAGAAGATCCAGAAAAACCTCATACCTCAG GGAACCGTAAAGCTGGATCACCCCTGCATCCATGTGGATTTCCCGGTCGTTCTCTGTGAGGTTTGA